One genomic region from Yarrowia lipolytica chromosome 1C, complete sequence encodes:
- a CDS encoding mitochondrial 54S ribosomal protein mL40 (Truncated form of YALI0C16478g, similar to Saccharomyces cerevisiae MRPL28 (YDR462W); ancestral locus Anc_5.584, similar to uniprot|P36527 Saccharomyces cerevisiae YDR462w MRPL28 ribosomal protein of the large subunit (YmL28) mitochondrial) → MFGTVRTTCVARRVPQLALRTKRTKTANDLDPGARKLVNQMSAMSPKRMAPKKLELSQEDLIRHRIVQVAWREERLAEKLAREQQHRQQYEMLQDTCEELRKVDGFLFNAAVLRVKGNKFPIEMRVPTETPPNKIWQSEWKAEVKK, encoded by the coding sequence ATGTTTGGAACCGTGCGAACGACCTGTGTGGCTCGGCGGGTGCCCCAGCTGGCCCTGCGAACCAAGCGAACCAAGACGGCCAACGATCTGGACCCTGGAGCGCGAAAGCTCGTGAACCAGATGTCGGCCATGTCGCCCAAGCGAATGGCTcccaagaagctcgagcTCAGCCAGGAGGATCTGATTCGACACCGAATCGTGCAGGTGGCGTGGCGAGAGGAGCGGCTGGCCGAAAAGCTGGCCCGAGAGCAGCAACACAGACAGCAGTATGAGATGCTGCAAGACACGTGCGAGGAACTGCGAAAGGTGGACGGATTCCTGTTCAACGCCGCCGTGCTGCGAGTCAAGGGCAACAAGTTCCCCATCGAAATGCGAGTGCCTACCGAGACTCCCCCCAACAAAATCTGGCAGTCTGAGTGGAAGGCCGAGGTGAAGAAGTAG
- a CDS encoding uncharacterized protein (Truncated form of YALI0C16500g, weakly similar to uniprot|O59671 Schizosaccharomyces pombe Pof4 protein, similar to Saccharomyces cerevisiae ELA1 (YNL230C); ancestral locus Anc_2.13) produces MSVCFDRQHLRLLPLAPLNYATARTAPWALSNLLTPCRVLSTRYPVPPTTLITVTNSEIQDIGDTPYHLVEPILRKFKCRQMLHIESISPHIARDSEPVWKHFIGRDFSDRPLPKKNFKETYLRYQEEKETRLRESSNRLKRNIAREQQRKSEIMITQLDVDPRAESSQRRQYIQRAKSSVVGRLRLEMRSKGSMFSPSNPTFLETNRKSFFDRTNRNQPRDPTRDPQPSAGRDTVRVNGGFNSDHRISSIPVPVEAMSTTSLKRPLKRPTPMPKTNAIGHSSGSASPTKVQRTDMGIFRRGPGPETAPVVTSTTPPQSPPPINRHVSPPLPPAQAPPPPSVPPLTRASPPPRRQKPSSIFITRKK; encoded by the coding sequence ATGTCGGTATGCTTCGATAGACAGCACCTCAGACTGTTACCCTTGGCGCCTCTGAACTATGCCACGGCCAGAACTGCTCCATGGGCTCTTTCCAACCTCCTAACACCCTGTAGGGTGTTGTCCACTCGTTACCCCGTACCTCCGACCACACTCATCACGGTTACTAACTCAGAAATCCAAGATATCGGCGATACGCCCTACCACTTGGTGGAGCCCATTCTCCGCAAGTTCAAGTGCCGCCAAATGCTCCACATTGAGTCCATCTCTCCACATATTGCACGCGACTCGGAACCAGTATGGAAGCACTTCATCGGTCGCGACTTTTCTGACCGCCCATTACCAAAAAAGAACTTCAAGGAAACATACCTGCGCTACcaggaggaaaaggagaCTCGTTTGCGCGAGAGCAGTAATCGGCTCAAACGAAACATTGCACGTGAACAACAACGCAAGTCGGAAATCATGATCACCCAGTTGGACGTGGACCCGCGGGCTGAGTCTTCTCAGCGACGACAATACATTCAGCGAGCAAAGTCGTCTGTTGTGGGTCGATTGCGACTGGAAATGCGTTCCAAGGGCAGCATGTTTTCCCCCAGCAACCCCACATTTCTGGAAACGAACCGCAAGTCGTTTTTCGACCGCACAAACAGAAAccaaccacgtgaccctaCACGTGACCCCCAGCCCTCTGCGGGTCGTGATACCGTCCGTGTCAATGGAGGCTTCAATTCGGACCACCGCATTTCGTCCATTCCGGTTCCTGTTGAAGCCATGAGCACCACATCCTTGAAGCGACCTCTCAAACGGCCCACTCCCATGCCCAAAACAAACGCCATTGGACACTCGAGCGGCAGCGCCTCGCCTACCAAGGTGCAGCGGACAGATATGGGTATTTTCAGGCGTGGGCCTGGACCCGAGACTGCGCCAGTCGTCACTTCGaccactccaccacaatctcctcccCCAATCAATCGGCACGTTTCCCCGCCTCTGCCACCCGCGCAAGCGCCTCCCCCGCCATCTGTACCACCACTAACCagagcttctcctccgcCTCGGCGACAGAAACCCAGCTCGATATTTATTACTAGAAAAAAGTAg
- a CDS encoding uncharacterized protein (Compare to YALI0C16522g, similar to uniprot|P39932 Saccharomyces cerevisiae YDR536w STL1 member of the sugar permease family P33.1.f24. 1), translated as MKLQVPAFARSSSDVKTSFMGARGQKLHNLVAAIAGLGFLLFGYDQGVMGGLLTLDTFIQQFPKMDTSDYLPPKVKTFNTTIQGTAVGIYEIGCMIGALFTMWAGDKLGRRYMIFFGSIIMTIGAILQCASYSLGQFIAGRVISGIGNGFITATVPMLQSECAKPERRGKLVMLEGALITAGIALSYWIDFGFYWVRTNDADWRFPIAFQIVFSLVLTFTIMSLPESPRWLVKKQRFEEAAGVFAALEDVPLDDPYVINQITSVKESIMMEQLAQLGVDGVDARRKIQSGEFQMGQELSFIGQMKLMFTFGKKKNFHRTMLAYWNQVMQQVTGINLITYYAAYIYQTSVGMNATDSRILAACNGTEYFMASWVAFYTIERFGRRKLMLFGAVGQACTMAILTGCVYAASKPEDGGLDMQGAGIAAAVFLFVFNTFFAIGWLGMTWLYPAEISSLEIRAPANGLSTSGNWAFNFMVVMITPVAFNSIKWKTYIIFACINAFMVPMVYFFYPETAGRSLEEIDMIFAESNPRTPWDVVGIANRLPKNSVATYDDYEAGEQEEKAIVETAESVSHDSAEFQ; from the coding sequence ATgaagctacaagtacccgCGTTTGCGCGGTCGTCTTCTGACGTGAAAACGTCATTCATGGGAGCCCGGGGCCAGAAACTGCACAATCTCGTGGCAGCAATTGCAGGATTGGGATTCTTGCTGTTTGGATACGACCAGGGAGTTATGGGCGGTCTTCTAACTCTCGACACGTTCATCCAACAGTTTCCCAAAATGGACACCTCCGACTACCTGCCTCCAAAGGTCAAGaccttcaacaccaccattCAAGGCACAGCCGTGGGCATCTACGAAATCGGATGCATGATTGGAGCTTTGTTCACCATGTGGGCTGGAGACAAGCTTGGAAGACGCTACATGATCTTCTTTGGCTCCATCATCATGACGATTGGAGCGATTCTGCAATGTGCTTCCTACTCTCTGGGACAGTTCATTGCCGGAAGAGTCATTTCTGGAATTGGAAACGGCTTCATCACAGCCACAGTCCCCATGCTCCAGTCGGAATGCGCCAAACCCGAACGTCGAGGAAAGTTGGTCATGCTGGAGGGAGCTCTCATCACCGCTGGAATTGCTCTTTCGTATTGGATCGACTTTGGCTTCTATTGGGTGCGGACCAACGACGCCGACTGGCGTTTCCCTATCGCCTTCCAGATTGTCTTCTCTCTGGTTCTCACCTTCACCATCATGTCTCTTCCCGAGTCTCCCCGATGGCTCGTGAAGAAACAGAGATTCGAAGAAGCGGCAGGAGTTTTTGCTGCTCTCGAGGATGTGCCTCTGGACGACCCCTACGTGATTAACCAGATCACCTCCGTCAAAGAATCGATCATGATGGAGCAGCTGGCCCAGTTGGGTGTCGATGGTGTCGATGCTCGGCGGAAAATCCAGTCGGGCGAGTTCCAAATGGGCCAGGAGCTGTCTTTCATCGGTCAAATGAAACTCATGTTCACCTTtggcaaaaagaaaaactTCCACCGAACAATGCTGGCCTACTGGAACCAGGTGATGCAGCAGGTGACCGGCATCAACCTCATCACCTACTACGCAGCTTACATTTACCAAACCAGCGTGGGAATGAATGCCACAGACTCGCGAATTCTGGCCGCCTGCAACGGAACAGAGTACTTTATGGCTTCCTGGGTCGCCTTCTACACAATTGAGCGATTTGGACGCCGAAAACTCATGCTGTTTGGAGCCGTAGGCCAAGCATGCACTATGGCCATTCTCACCGGATGTGTTTACGCAGCTTCAAAGCCCGAAGATGGAGGCTTGGACATGCAGGGGGCGGGAATCGCTGCGGCCGTctttctgtttgtgttcaACACTTTCTTCGCCATTGGCTGGCTCGGTATGACCTGGCTCTACCCTGCGGAAATCTCGTCTTTGGAGATCAGAGCTCCGGCAAACGGTCTTTCCACCTCGGGCAACTGGGCCTTCAACTTCATGGTGGTAATGATCACCCCCGTGGCTTTCAACTCCATCAAGTGGAAGACGTATATCATTTTTGCCTGCATCAACGCCTTCATGGTCCCCATGGTGTACTTTTTCTACCCCGAGACCGCCGGACGAAGCTTGGAAGAGATTGATATGATCTTTGCCGAGTCCAACCCTCGAACTCCCTGGGACGTGGTTGGTATTGCCAACCGTCTGCCCAAGAACTCCGTGGCAACTTATGATGACTACGAGGCTGGTgaacaggaggagaaggccattGTTGAGACAGCGGAAAGTGTCTCTCATGATTCGGCCGAGTTTCAGTGA